From Roseburia hominis, the proteins below share one genomic window:
- a CDS encoding flavodoxin family protein, which produces MGKKVVLICGSPNSEGCTRRALREVETTLRENGVETETFLLGTEPMQGCTGCGACEEGMCVYRDKVYLNLLNLLKDADGVVVGSPVYYGGPNGSLCALLDRVFFSAGEMLAGKPACAVVSCRRGGASATFDRLNKYFTINQMPVVPSVYWNSVHGLNPEDVEQDQEGLQVMRTLGRNMAVMLKQPVLSGCPEERVYTNFAR; this is translated from the coding sequence ATGGGAAAAAAAGTTGTTCTTATATGTGGCAGTCCAAATTCTGAAGGCTGCACAAGACGGGCATTACGAGAGGTAGAAACAACTCTCAGGGAGAATGGTGTAGAGACGGAGACCTTTCTGCTAGGTACAGAACCGATGCAGGGTTGTACTGGCTGTGGCGCTTGTGAGGAAGGCATGTGTGTATACCGGGATAAAGTTTATCTGAATCTGTTGAATCTGTTAAAGGATGCTGATGGAGTGGTAGTCGGATCTCCAGTATATTATGGGGGACCTAACGGAAGCCTCTGTGCTCTGCTTGACCGGGTATTCTTTTCCGCTGGTGAGATGCTTGCAGGAAAACCTGCCTGTGCAGTCGTCAGTTGCCGGCGGGGTGGAGCCAGTGCAACGTTTGATCGGCTTAACAAATACTTTACGATTAATCAGATGCCGGTAGTTCCATCTGTATACTGGAACAGCGTTCATGGGTTAAATCCTGAAGATGTGGAGCAGGATCAGGAGGGGTTACAGGTGATGCGGACCTTGGGACGGAATATGGCGGTTATGTTAAAGCAGCCCGTCTTGTCCGGCTGCCCCGAAGAGCGCGTTTATACGAATTTTGCCCGCTAA
- a CDS encoding Na+/H+ antiporter NhaC family protein, which yields MSILNKKRKIEKNIPDKQRKHRKITKLEAIILLLLSVIILVVNNLIWGLGTGMGLAIAAALLILYGIFVLGYSWDDFWNSALKQGNSVFPIYYIILLCGVVQATWMMSGTVPFFMYYGLKFLTPATYLPITFVACFLTAVMTGNGWGTMATMGLALVNVGNALGVPVIYSAAAIICACMSSDRWSPLVDTFNLICATTRTQPVKVWVNMIPTSVISFVVSTILFAIVGMGIEVNVEADISDVSTILSSLSSNFNLSFIVLLPLLIFIVLLYFKIDPVPTYVISSMLALVLGVSIQGEDLLTSLGACWNGYIAHTGNEFIDQMLSQGGFTVNGGLVIMLFMAFLFAGAISRMNMLEVILGGITENIHKPVALVTICTISGVFAGCLSASSYVSVLLTTEIYRNMFKKNNLSRVVFARTVAEGSSLSTIWVPWGATGAYATSLLMNGQWTWGWIPFAFCAYIPPIVNIILTALNINVPRGWEEVEGEVEEEGDEVEVLMVAKPS from the coding sequence TTGAGCATTTTGAATAAGAAAAGGAAAATCGAAAAAAATATTCCTGACAAACAAAGAAAACACAGAAAAATCACTAAACTGGAGGCAATTATTCTGCTGTTGCTGAGTGTTATTATTCTGGTTGTTAATAATTTAATCTGGGGGCTGGGTACCGGAATGGGGCTTGCTATTGCTGCTGCATTGTTGATTCTCTACGGTATATTTGTATTGGGTTATTCCTGGGATGATTTTTGGAATTCTGCTTTAAAACAGGGAAATTCCGTTTTCCCAATCTATTATATTATTTTATTGTGCGGCGTGGTTCAGGCGACTTGGATGATGTCCGGTACAGTACCGTTTTTTATGTACTACGGCCTGAAATTTCTGACTCCGGCAACTTATCTTCCGATTACTTTTGTTGCATGTTTTTTAACTGCTGTTATGACTGGTAATGGTTGGGGAACAATGGCTACAATGGGTCTAGCGCTGGTTAATGTAGGTAATGCGCTGGGAGTTCCGGTTATTTATTCTGCTGCTGCAATTATTTGTGCATGTATGAGTTCTGACCGGTGGTCTCCTCTGGTGGATACCTTCAATCTTATTTGTGCAACTACGCGCACACAGCCAGTCAAGGTATGGGTCAATATGATCCCTACTTCTGTAATTTCCTTTGTTGTCTCTACGATTCTTTTTGCGATTGTCGGTATGGGTATTGAAGTCAACGTTGAAGCAGATATCAGCGATGTTTCTACAATTTTGTCTTCATTGAGTTCTAATTTTAACCTTAGTTTTATAGTATTGTTACCTCTGCTAATTTTTATCGTGTTGCTGTATTTTAAAATTGATCCGGTACCGACTTATGTGATTAGTTCCATGTTGGCCTTGGTTCTCGGTGTAAGTATTCAGGGTGAAGATCTGCTTACTTCATTAGGCGCATGCTGGAATGGCTATATAGCTCACACTGGCAATGAATTTATTGACCAGATGCTGTCACAGGGTGGATTTACCGTTAATGGTGGATTGGTAATTATGTTGTTCATGGCATTTCTTTTTGCAGGAGCCATTTCCCGAATGAATATGCTTGAGGTGATTTTGGGAGGCATCACGGAAAATATTCACAAGCCTGTTGCACTTGTTACTATTTGTACTATTTCCGGTGTATTTGCAGGTTGCCTTAGCGCTTCCTCTTATGTATCAGTTCTTCTGACTACCGAAATCTATAGGAATATGTTCAAGAAAAATAATCTTTCCAGGGTAGTTTTTGCACGTACTGTTGCTGAAGGAAGTTCGTTGTCAACCATTTGGGTTCCCTGGGGGGCTACTGGCGCATATGCAACTTCTTTATTAATGAATGGTCAATGGACTTGGGGATGGATTCCGTTTGCTTTTTGTGCCTATATTCCTCCGATTGTCAATATTATCTTGACAGCATTGAACATAAATGTCCCAAGAGGTTGGGAAGAGGTCGAAGGGGAAGTTGAAGAAGAAGGAGACGAAGTTGAAGTTCTGATGGTTGCTAAACCCAGTTAG
- a CDS encoding amidohydrolase family protein: protein MIIDAHIHPFKQIPADWVNGAKGAKKEWYQNVDLSMEGMIHALDEGGVDKGILLGLKTAKFTISNEEIADFCKKSNGRFIGFAAVDPTEGEKAIEEMEYAIKVLGLKGIGEITPPTQFFYPNDESLYPFYECAEKLGVPVVIHTGGENGGLIKYSNPIYLDEVASRFKNLTIIAEHMGSFPFGMWFKEAMNVAWKNPNVYVGIAALKEIELVDMDLLTKAVKYIGADKILFGTDYPTEPLCNIKYHVDLVMNNSKISDSDKEKIMGENMWNLIK, encoded by the coding sequence ATGATTATTGATGCTCATATTCACCCGTTTAAACAGATTCCGGCCGATTGGGTAAATGGCGCAAAAGGAGCAAAGAAAGAATGGTATCAGAATGTTGACCTGTCAATGGAGGGGATGATCCACGCACTTGATGAAGGCGGTGTGGATAAAGGCATATTACTTGGGCTTAAGACTGCTAAATTTACTATTTCTAATGAAGAGATTGCAGATTTTTGTAAAAAATCCAATGGACGTTTTATTGGATTTGCTGCTGTAGATCCTACCGAGGGTGAAAAGGCGATAGAAGAGATGGAATATGCTATTAAAGTGCTCGGTCTTAAGGGAATTGGAGAGATTACTCCTCCTACACAATTCTTTTATCCGAATGATGAAAGCCTTTATCCATTCTATGAATGTGCGGAAAAGTTGGGTGTTCCGGTAGTAATTCATACTGGCGGCGAGAATGGCGGTCTGATTAAATATTCCAATCCGATCTATCTTGATGAAGTAGCAAGCCGTTTTAAAAACCTGACGATTATCGCTGAGCATATGGGTAGTTTTCCTTTTGGAATGTGGTTTAAGGAAGCCATGAACGTTGCATGGAAAAATCCGAATGTCTATGTGGGTATTGCGGCATTAAAGGAAATAGAACTGGTAGATATGGATCTTTTGACAAAGGCAGTGAAATATATTGGTGCTGATAAGATTCTATTTGGTACTGATTATCCTACAGAGCCACTCTGTAATATTAAATATCATGTTGACCTTGTGATGAACAACTCAAAAATATCTGATTCTGATAAAGAGAAAATTATGGGCGAAAATATGTGGAACTTGATTAAATAA